A segment of the Odoribacter splanchnicus DSM 20712 genome:
CCGATGAATGGCATATCGACCTCTGTCTGGGGGCTTCGCAGAAATGTTTGTCTGCACCGGCTTCGATGTCTTTTTTGTCGGTGAGCGACCGGGCGTGGGAAATAATCGAAGAAGTGGGATATGTGGGGTACGATGCCCTCTTACCTTTCCGTACAGCGGTAAAAAATGCTTATTTCCCTTATACTCCTTATTGGCAAGGAACCGCACAGTTGAATAAGGCTTGCGAACTGATTCTGGAAGAAGGATTGGGCAAAGTGATCGCACGTCATCAGAAAGTGGCCGGATATTGCAGGGAGCGGATCGTTAAAATGGGATTGAAATTATATCCGGCAATGGATGCTGTACCTTCTCCTACAGTGACGGCTGTCTACGTTCCGCAGAAAATATCCTGGAAGAATCTGGATACACGTTTGCGGGCCGAAGGCCTGGTGGTCGGCGGAAACTACGGATGTCTGGCAGGAGAAGTTTTCCGTATCGGACATATGGGGACTCAGGCCAACCTCAATCTGGTGAAAGAAGCGATGGATATTCTCGAAGGGGTAATCCGGGGAAATTAAGCGTATAACGGCATGATCGAATGGCTGGAGGCACATCAGTTGCCCTGTTTTTTCAGGGAGATTTGGGGGATCCAATGTCCCGGTTGCGGATTTCAGACTGCGCTGTTACTCCTGTTAAAAGGAAATATACAGGCAGCGGTCGTTAGCTGGCCGGGAATAGTTCCCCTTTTCGCATTCGGCCTGTTTCTGATCGGACGTTGTTGTGGGATCAGAAAGATCTCTGCCGGTTTTTTGAAAGGAACCGGATTTTGTTGTGTCGCTACGATTCTCCTCGTTTATGTATTCCGGTTTATAAGAATGGGGCAGGTGATTTGATTTGTATGCTTGTTCCTGTAACCTTATCGGCCTGTCGTCGTATCCTAAGCTCGAATTTATTCCTGAGGAACCGATATGAAAAAAATGTTGGCCGGGTTGTTAAAAAATGTCGTTTTTGTTTGTTTGATAATAATTTTAATTTCATATTTGCTTTAATGAACCAGGCGATAAACCGAAGAAGAAATGAGGAGGGAAGGTAAAAACAGGAAACAGAATATAAATTTAATAATCAGTGTATTATGGAAATAATGAATGGAGCGAAAAAGGACCTGCCCAATGCGACGGTCGTATTGGTTTTGGGAATTCTGTCCCTGATATTTTGTTGGTGTTACGGGTTCTTCGGTTTGATATTGGGGATCATTGCCGTAGTCTTGGCCGGGGGACAACGGAAACTGTATTTGCAGTCGCCGGATGAATATACCGAGTCTTCATTCAAGAATGTGAATGCAGGCCGGGTGTGCGGGATTATTTCCATCTGCATTGCGGGGGTTGTGGTCGTGGTATTACTTTTAGTATTAATGGGAATTGTTGCCGGCATAGGTATTGCTAGTTTTGGATTATAAAAACTTAATAATATGGACTACAGATTTGAGATCAGTAAACCAGACAGTAATGATTTTAGGTGTGAAATAGCTATTAACGGTGAGCAGACTTTTCAGCAGTTGCACGATAAATTGGTGGAAACATTGAACTTCGACGGTTCGCAGATGGCCTCCTTTTTTACCTTGGATAAAATGGGAAACCGGGGAAAAGAAATTGCTCTGATGGAAATGTCGGCCGACGATGAAGAAGATAATAATACGCTGGTGATGGATGTTACGACCATCCGTGAAGTGGTAAATGCCAGTTGCATCGAATTGGAATATGTATATGATTTCTTTGCCAATCAGTATCTGAAAGTCGAATATGCGGGGGAATATATCGGGGATTCTGCCGATGTTTTGCCCTTGTGTGTCTATTGCGAAGGAGAATTGCCTCATCAGACGGAATACGATGCCAATGAAGATTGGGCTTTCGATAAAGACGACGACGAATATGACGATAGTTTTATGGAGGAATTCGGTGGTAGCGGACGCCGCAGAAGGGGAGGAGACGACGATGACGAAGATTTTCGCTTCGGTGATGAAGACGACGATTATAGGGACGATAGTTATGGCGACGACGATGGGTATGACGACCGCTATGAAAGTCTGGACGATTATATAGATAAACTATAGTTTTTTTTCAGTTACTTGGTTGCAAAGGTTACAAGGGTCACAAAAATGAATGCGGACACTTGTAACCTTTGTCATGAAAATCAGTCAGGATGAAAACACTACTTGTTTTATTGGGACCGACGGGAGTGGGAAAGACGGATCTCAGTATCGGTATCGCCAAAGCGTTCGGTACGGAAATCATTTCTTGTGATTCCCGGCAGATCTACAAAGAAATGCGGATAGGGACCGCAGTGCCTTCACCCGGTCAATTGGCTGCTGTCCGGCATCATTTTATCCAAACGATCTCGGTGCACGATTATTATAATTCGTGGCAATTCGAAGTGCAGGCTTTGGAGCGGATCCGGGAATTATTTCAGGAGAAGGAAGTGGTCCTGATGACCGGTGGATCGATGCTGTATATCGATGCCGTATGTAAAGGTATAGACGATATTCCGACCATTTCTCCTGAATTGAGAACCGGGCTGATGGAGGTATATGAACGGGAAGGTTTGGAAAGTATCCGGCAGATGCTGAAAGAATTGGATCCTGTATTTTACGGACAGGTCGATCTGAACAACGGAAAACGGGTGCTCCATGCTGTCGAAGTGTGTTGCATGGCCGGTGTACCCTACTCTTCGCTACGGAAAAACACCCCCAAAGACCGGGGATTCCGTATTGTTCGTATCGGCTTGAACCGCGAAAGAGAAGAGTTGTATGCCCGGATCGACCGGCGGGTAGACCTGATGCTGGAGGAAGGACTGGAAGATGAAGCCCGGCGGTTGTGGCCTTTGCGTCATTTGAATGCCTTGAATACCGTAGGTTATAAAGAACTGTTCGATTATTTCGAGGGAAAGACCGATTATGCCGAAGCCGTCCGCCTGATCAAGCGCAACTCCCGGCGGTATGCCCGCAAACAATTGTCCTGGTTCCGGCGCGATGACGATATCCGTTGGTTTCATCCCGACGATTACGAGGGTATCGTAGAGGCGATTCGGTTAATGAAAATAGGGTAGATGTATTGACAGAATTCAATGATATGAATATTTCCCACGAAACAATTTACCGCCGTATTCGCTTGGATGCAAATTGAGAATTGTTTTTTGATTATATTTAAGTCGTTAACTATCAATGGTATATCTATTTTGAATATAATTATTAATTTCATCAATGGGTTGATTTTATATAAAAATAACGTTATTTGTAAAAATCATTTCCCGAACAACCCTTTTCGGACTTTTGGCTGTCTTCTTTTCAGAAATATAGAATAATATTTGTTAAGTATATAAATCGAATAATGAAAAGGGATATACGATATAAATAGATGTCTATATTTATTGGGTTTGTTTAACCATAAAAAGGGGGGAAGACAGGATAAGAAACAGAAATAATGTTGTTTTCATCATGGAAAAGTTAAGTTGTATGGTAATGATTGCCATTATCATTTTGTTATCCGGTTGTCGGACTAAACCATCTGGAGTGTCTCGTTGCATCCATTTCGATTTCACTCAAGAGATGAAGGATGTTCATACAATGGGTTTGTTAAAAGATTGTACTATTGTTCCTTTGGAAACAAACGACTCGGTTCTGATAGGAGAGATTGATAAGGTCATCTTTTACGAAACCCGTCTGTATGTCGCCACCTTTTCTCCTGAGCAAGCGGTTTATATTTTTAACTTACAGGGTAAATTGTTGCATAAAATAAGCAGGAAAGGACGCGGGGCAGAAGAATATTTGCAATTATCCGATATGTTTATCGATTCCCGGAACCGGACCTTGAATTTATTGTCAAGAATAGACGAAAAGCTATTGGTGTTTGATGTGGACGAATACCGCTTGGTAAAGACTATCCGTCTTCCGAAAGCATTTGTTAAAATGGTCTCATTGGAAAACGGCTACATCGGATATATGGGCAACTATTCGCAAGATAAAAACCAACCATACAATTTGTGGGCAATGAATTCCCGGTACGAAATCGAAAGTCAGTATATGAAAATAGACTCCCGCTGGGAAAGTAAAATGGCCAGTATCCATTCGCTTTCCACATACCAGGATTCGTTGTATTATATAGCACCTACAGACTTTAACATTTATCGTTGCCAGGGGAAGGATATGTGTGTTGACCATACGGTACGTTTTGGAAAATTTCATTTGCCAGCGGAACAACTTTCATATGATGAGTACAAAGAATATACACGCAATCCGGATTATATTACAACCATAGAGAAATTCCAGGAAACTCCGGATTTCTATATTTATTGGGTGCTGGCAGCCGGTCAGAATCGCTTGTACCTGTATAATAAGAACAATCGGGAGTCTCAGGTTTGTGAACTAACGGCTTATACCGGAAAGTATTTTATTTCCTTTGGGCGTATGATTGACATCACTTCGGATTATATAATAACCTCTGTCAGTGCCTCGGATATGTGTACGTATTTGAAAGGAGGAAATGAATATGTCAATTTTGAAGAGAAGTATCCCAAACAGATACAACGGATGAGAGAAGAATTTTCCGGCATACAGGAAGATAGCAATCCTTGTATTGTGATTTATTCATTTTGAGCAATTTTCTGGTGTTATGTATGAAACATTACCCCCGTCCCTTTGTTTTCCCTCCACCATCGACCAGTACAGGGCGAAGAACGAGGTGCTGGAAAAGGAGGTTCCGCAGTTGCAGGAGATAGCGGGCAAGGTGTGGAAGAAGGAGGACGAGCTGAAGCAACTCAAGTCCGAACTTGCCGCGCTCGACCGCAAGATACAGTTGGAGCTTGCGCCGCCCACGCCCGAAGTCGCCGAAAAGGAGAATGACGGGCAGGAGGTCAAGCCGGATACGGAAGGTGTACGGAACGTACCGTCACAACCCACCGAAGAAGCTCCGCTGATACGCAGCCCGGCGAATGAGCGAAGTCCGTCTGGGAATTTCATTGCCGACCATGTCGTTATCGGACGGCCGGGATTCAACGTTCGTGACGAATGCAAACCGAAAGGAATAAAAATGTGAACGAGTGTGGATATGTATGGCAGGATTGGGAATATACCGTTCCTTTTCCTGCCTTTTTCCATCAATATGGTATAACAGGGATTCCATACGTAAAATCCTCCAATTTATATCAAGGAATAGGGTGTTGAAAGTAAATCGTCACGGCAAATCCGCCATATTTTCAGTATTTTCGCTAATTTTGCAACCAAAATAGTCAGGCATAATAAAATGGAACCATCTATATACAGTTATTCACTTTGTATTGCGCTGCCGTTGATGTTGTTCTTCGGCTTTTATTTTTTGCTGGCCCAAACCCCGGAAAAGGCCATTTTTGAGAATTACCTACGCTCCCGGCGGATAATGGGTATGGCGTTGTTATTGCTTGCGGCAAACTATTCGGTACATTTCTTCT
Coding sequences within it:
- a CDS encoding CCC motif membrane protein, with translation MEIMNGAKKDLPNATVVLVLGILSLIFCWCYGFFGLILGIIAVVLAGGQRKLYLQSPDEYTESSFKNVNAGRVCGIISICIAGVVVVVLLLVLMGIVAGIGIASFGL
- the miaA gene encoding tRNA (adenosine(37)-N6)-dimethylallyltransferase MiaA; translated protein: MKTLLVLLGPTGVGKTDLSIGIAKAFGTEIISCDSRQIYKEMRIGTAVPSPGQLAAVRHHFIQTISVHDYYNSWQFEVQALERIRELFQEKEVVLMTGGSMLYIDAVCKGIDDIPTISPELRTGLMEVYEREGLESIRQMLKELDPVFYGQVDLNNGKRVLHAVEVCCMAGVPYSSLRKNTPKDRGFRIVRIGLNREREELYARIDRRVDLMLEEGLEDEARRLWPLRHLNALNTVGYKELFDYFEGKTDYAEAVRLIKRNSRRYARKQLSWFRRDDDIRWFHPDDYEGIVEAIRLMKIG
- a CDS encoding 6-bladed beta-propeller codes for the protein MEKLSCMVMIAIIILLSGCRTKPSGVSRCIHFDFTQEMKDVHTMGLLKDCTIVPLETNDSVLIGEIDKVIFYETRLYVATFSPEQAVYIFNLQGKLLHKISRKGRGAEEYLQLSDMFIDSRNRTLNLLSRIDEKLLVFDVDEYRLVKTIRLPKAFVKMVSLENGYIGYMGNYSQDKNQPYNLWAMNSRYEIESQYMKIDSRWESKMASIHSLSTYQDSLYYIAPTDFNIYRCQGKDMCVDHTVRFGKFHLPAEQLSYDEYKEYTRNPDYITTIEKFQETPDFYIYWVLAAGQNRLYLYNKNNRESQVCELTAYTGKYFISFGRMIDITSDYIITSVSASDMCTYLKGGNEYVNFEEKYPKQIQRMREEFSGIQEDSNPCIVIYSF
- a CDS encoding pyridoxal-phosphate-dependent aminotransferase family protein — translated: MKIYRIPMVPGPVSVSREVLEAGQENFGSADLEKEYIDLYKATEKSLRKIMQTKNSVVIQTGEGMLALWSALKSCLLPGDKVLVLSTGLFGYGMGGMAEAIGCEVRTVGFGFDETFTDFDLIEKAIREFQPKMITMVQNETPSGTMNPVAEIGALKEKYAVPLLYVDAVSGLGGSVVKTDEWHIDLCLGASQKCLSAPASMSFLSVSDRAWEIIEEVGYVGYDALLPFRTAVKNAYFPYTPYWQGTAQLNKACELILEEGLGKVIARHQKVAGYCRERIVKMGLKLYPAMDAVPSPTVTAVYVPQKISWKNLDTRLRAEGLVVGGNYGCLAGEVFRIGHMGTQANLNLVKEAMDILEGVIRGN
- a CDS encoding DUF2752 domain-containing protein; its protein translation is MIEWLEAHQLPCFFREIWGIQCPGCGFQTALLLLLKGNIQAAVVSWPGIVPLFAFGLFLIGRCCGIRKISAGFLKGTGFCCVATILLVYVFRFIRMGQVI
- a CDS encoding IS1096 element passenger TnpR family protein, which encodes MDYRFEISKPDSNDFRCEIAINGEQTFQQLHDKLVETLNFDGSQMASFFTLDKMGNRGKEIALMEMSADDEEDNNTLVMDVTTIREVVNASCIELEYVYDFFANQYLKVEYAGEYIGDSADVLPLCVYCEGELPHQTEYDANEDWAFDKDDDEYDDSFMEEFGGSGRRRRGGDDDDEDFRFGDEDDDYRDDSYGDDDGYDDRYESLDDYIDKL